A single region of the Buteo buteo chromosome 18, bButBut1.hap1.1, whole genome shotgun sequence genome encodes:
- the SESN3 gene encoding sestrin-3 isoform X1, which translates to MHFFCPGLALRTSFAEPEEAVYRSESKMEKAVVQLWLRPVLQREQTEKRVQVSPPLTRGPSAFIPENEVMQANGLDERTNLLVEEYSTSGRLDNITQVMSIHTQYLESFLRSQFYMLRMDGPLPLPYRHYIAIMAAARHQCSYLINMHVDEFLKTGGIAEWLNGLEYIPQRLKNLNEINKLLAHRPWLITKEHIQKLVKTGENNWSLPELVHAVVLLAHYHALASFVFGSGINPERDPDTSNGVRLIAVNNFCVCDLANDNNIENASLTSSNFGIADSLSELEALMERMKRLQEDKEDEEASQEEMATRFEKEKKESLLVISGAFDDEIVSTDVSRYIEDPGFGYKDFARRGEDHLPTFRAQDYTWENHGFSLVNRLYSDIGHLLDEKFRMVYNLTYNTMATHEDVDTTTLRRALFNYVHCMYGIRYDDYDYGEVNQLLERSLKVYIKTVTCYPERTTKRMYDSYWRQFKHSEKVHVNLLLMEARMQAELLYALRAITRHLT; encoded by the exons atgcattttttttgccCTGGTCTGGCCTTGAGGACCAGCTTTGCAGAGCCTGAAGAAGCAGTGTATAGGTCAGAGAGCAAGATGGAGAAGGCTGTGGTTCAGCTCTGGCTTAGACCTGTGCTCCAGCGAGAGCAGACG gaaaaaagagTACAAGTCTCCCCGCCATTGACAAGAGGACCAAGTGCCTTTATACCAGAGAACGAA GTTATGCAAGCAAATGGTTTGGATGAACGTACTAATCTTCTTGTGGAAGAATACTCTACGTCTGGTCGCCTGGACAACATCACACAGGTCATGAGTATCCATACTCAGTACCTGGAGTCTTTCCTCCGCAGCCAGTTCTATATGCTGCGCATGGATGGGCCCCTTCCTTTGCCCTATAGGCACTACATTGCTATAATG GCTGCTGCCAGACATCAGTGTTCCTACCTAATAAATATGCACGTTGATGAGTTTTTGAAGACTGGTGGGATTGCAGAGTGGTTGAATGGTTTAGAATACATTCCCCAAAGACTGAAGAATCTGAACGAAATAAACAAACTCCTTGCACACCGGCCCTGGCTAATCACGAAAGAGCACATTCAG AAACTTGTCAAGACTGGGGAAAATAATTGGTCTCTTCCTGAACTGGTGCATGCTGTTGTCCTGTTGGCACATTATCATGCCTTGGCAAGTTTTGTATTTGGTAGTGGCATTAATCCAGAGAGAGATCCGGATACATCTAATGGAGTCAGACTTATAGCAGTCAACAACTTCTGTGTCTGTGATCTTGCCAATGACAACAACATAGAAAATGCATCCCTCACAAGTAGCAACTTTGGG ATTGCAGATTCTTTAAGTGAGCTGGAGGCCTTAATGGAGAGGATGAAGAGGCTACAAGAAGATAAAGAGGACGAAGAAGCTTCTCAGGAAGAAATGGCAACTCGctttgaaaaggagaagaaggagagcCTGCTAGTAATTAGTGGAG CATTTGATGATGAAATAGTTTCTACAGATGTCTCCCGCTATATTGAAGATCCTGGGTTTGGGTACAAAGACTTTGCAAGGCGAGGAGAAGACCATCTGCCAACATTCAGGGCTCAG GACTATACTTGGGAAAATCATGGGTTTTCCCTTGTAAACAGGCTTTATTCTGATATTGGGCATCTCCTCGATGAGAAGTTTCGGATGGTATATAACCTCACATATAACACTATGGCAACACATGAAGATGTTGATACAACTACGCTAAGAAGAGCTTTATTTAACTATGTCCACTGTATGTATGGAATCAG GTATGATGACTATGATTATGGAGAAGTTAATCAGTTACTTGAACGCAGCCTGAAGGTTTACATAAAGACAGTGACCTGCTACCCAGAGAGAACTACCAAGCGCATGTACGATAGTTACTGGCGTCAGTTCAAGCACTCAGAGAAG GTTCATGTCAATCTACTTCTAATGGAAGCTCGTATGCAAGCTGAACTTCTCTATGCCCTTCGTGCCATAACTCGTCACTTAACCTGA
- the SESN3 gene encoding sestrin-3 isoform X2: protein MNRLGPGPVGSATAASAAGQYRVCGNCRKVPRQEKRVQVSPPLTRGPSAFIPENEVMQANGLDERTNLLVEEYSTSGRLDNITQVMSIHTQYLESFLRSQFYMLRMDGPLPLPYRHYIAIMAAARHQCSYLINMHVDEFLKTGGIAEWLNGLEYIPQRLKNLNEINKLLAHRPWLITKEHIQKLVKTGENNWSLPELVHAVVLLAHYHALASFVFGSGINPERDPDTSNGVRLIAVNNFCVCDLANDNNIENASLTSSNFGIADSLSELEALMERMKRLQEDKEDEEASQEEMATRFEKEKKESLLVISGAFDDEIVSTDVSRYIEDPGFGYKDFARRGEDHLPTFRAQDYTWENHGFSLVNRLYSDIGHLLDEKFRMVYNLTYNTMATHEDVDTTTLRRALFNYVHCMYGIRYDDYDYGEVNQLLERSLKVYIKTVTCYPERTTKRMYDSYWRQFKHSEKVHVNLLLMEARMQAELLYALRAITRHLT from the exons gaaaaaagagTACAAGTCTCCCCGCCATTGACAAGAGGACCAAGTGCCTTTATACCAGAGAACGAA GTTATGCAAGCAAATGGTTTGGATGAACGTACTAATCTTCTTGTGGAAGAATACTCTACGTCTGGTCGCCTGGACAACATCACACAGGTCATGAGTATCCATACTCAGTACCTGGAGTCTTTCCTCCGCAGCCAGTTCTATATGCTGCGCATGGATGGGCCCCTTCCTTTGCCCTATAGGCACTACATTGCTATAATG GCTGCTGCCAGACATCAGTGTTCCTACCTAATAAATATGCACGTTGATGAGTTTTTGAAGACTGGTGGGATTGCAGAGTGGTTGAATGGTTTAGAATACATTCCCCAAAGACTGAAGAATCTGAACGAAATAAACAAACTCCTTGCACACCGGCCCTGGCTAATCACGAAAGAGCACATTCAG AAACTTGTCAAGACTGGGGAAAATAATTGGTCTCTTCCTGAACTGGTGCATGCTGTTGTCCTGTTGGCACATTATCATGCCTTGGCAAGTTTTGTATTTGGTAGTGGCATTAATCCAGAGAGAGATCCGGATACATCTAATGGAGTCAGACTTATAGCAGTCAACAACTTCTGTGTCTGTGATCTTGCCAATGACAACAACATAGAAAATGCATCCCTCACAAGTAGCAACTTTGGG ATTGCAGATTCTTTAAGTGAGCTGGAGGCCTTAATGGAGAGGATGAAGAGGCTACAAGAAGATAAAGAGGACGAAGAAGCTTCTCAGGAAGAAATGGCAACTCGctttgaaaaggagaagaaggagagcCTGCTAGTAATTAGTGGAG CATTTGATGATGAAATAGTTTCTACAGATGTCTCCCGCTATATTGAAGATCCTGGGTTTGGGTACAAAGACTTTGCAAGGCGAGGAGAAGACCATCTGCCAACATTCAGGGCTCAG GACTATACTTGGGAAAATCATGGGTTTTCCCTTGTAAACAGGCTTTATTCTGATATTGGGCATCTCCTCGATGAGAAGTTTCGGATGGTATATAACCTCACATATAACACTATGGCAACACATGAAGATGTTGATACAACTACGCTAAGAAGAGCTTTATTTAACTATGTCCACTGTATGTATGGAATCAG GTATGATGACTATGATTATGGAGAAGTTAATCAGTTACTTGAACGCAGCCTGAAGGTTTACATAAAGACAGTGACCTGCTACCCAGAGAGAACTACCAAGCGCATGTACGATAGTTACTGGCGTCAGTTCAAGCACTCAGAGAAG GTTCATGTCAATCTACTTCTAATGGAAGCTCGTATGCAAGCTGAACTTCTCTATGCCCTTCGTGCCATAACTCGTCACTTAACCTGA
- the SESN3 gene encoding sestrin-3 isoform X3, with protein sequence MNRLGPGPVGSATAASAAGQYRVCGNCRKEKRVQVSPPLTRGPSAFIPENEVMQANGLDERTNLLVEEYSTSGRLDNITQVMSIHTQYLESFLRSQFYMLRMDGPLPLPYRHYIAIMAAARHQCSYLINMHVDEFLKTGGIAEWLNGLEYIPQRLKNLNEINKLLAHRPWLITKEHIQKLVKTGENNWSLPELVHAVVLLAHYHALASFVFGSGINPERDPDTSNGVRLIAVNNFCVCDLANDNNIENASLTSSNFGIADSLSELEALMERMKRLQEDKEDEEASQEEMATRFEKEKKESLLVISGAFDDEIVSTDVSRYIEDPGFGYKDFARRGEDHLPTFRAQDYTWENHGFSLVNRLYSDIGHLLDEKFRMVYNLTYNTMATHEDVDTTTLRRALFNYVHCMYGIRYDDYDYGEVNQLLERSLKVYIKTVTCYPERTTKRMYDSYWRQFKHSEKVHVNLLLMEARMQAELLYALRAITRHLT encoded by the exons gaaaaaagagTACAAGTCTCCCCGCCATTGACAAGAGGACCAAGTGCCTTTATACCAGAGAACGAA GTTATGCAAGCAAATGGTTTGGATGAACGTACTAATCTTCTTGTGGAAGAATACTCTACGTCTGGTCGCCTGGACAACATCACACAGGTCATGAGTATCCATACTCAGTACCTGGAGTCTTTCCTCCGCAGCCAGTTCTATATGCTGCGCATGGATGGGCCCCTTCCTTTGCCCTATAGGCACTACATTGCTATAATG GCTGCTGCCAGACATCAGTGTTCCTACCTAATAAATATGCACGTTGATGAGTTTTTGAAGACTGGTGGGATTGCAGAGTGGTTGAATGGTTTAGAATACATTCCCCAAAGACTGAAGAATCTGAACGAAATAAACAAACTCCTTGCACACCGGCCCTGGCTAATCACGAAAGAGCACATTCAG AAACTTGTCAAGACTGGGGAAAATAATTGGTCTCTTCCTGAACTGGTGCATGCTGTTGTCCTGTTGGCACATTATCATGCCTTGGCAAGTTTTGTATTTGGTAGTGGCATTAATCCAGAGAGAGATCCGGATACATCTAATGGAGTCAGACTTATAGCAGTCAACAACTTCTGTGTCTGTGATCTTGCCAATGACAACAACATAGAAAATGCATCCCTCACAAGTAGCAACTTTGGG ATTGCAGATTCTTTAAGTGAGCTGGAGGCCTTAATGGAGAGGATGAAGAGGCTACAAGAAGATAAAGAGGACGAAGAAGCTTCTCAGGAAGAAATGGCAACTCGctttgaaaaggagaagaaggagagcCTGCTAGTAATTAGTGGAG CATTTGATGATGAAATAGTTTCTACAGATGTCTCCCGCTATATTGAAGATCCTGGGTTTGGGTACAAAGACTTTGCAAGGCGAGGAGAAGACCATCTGCCAACATTCAGGGCTCAG GACTATACTTGGGAAAATCATGGGTTTTCCCTTGTAAACAGGCTTTATTCTGATATTGGGCATCTCCTCGATGAGAAGTTTCGGATGGTATATAACCTCACATATAACACTATGGCAACACATGAAGATGTTGATACAACTACGCTAAGAAGAGCTTTATTTAACTATGTCCACTGTATGTATGGAATCAG GTATGATGACTATGATTATGGAGAAGTTAATCAGTTACTTGAACGCAGCCTGAAGGTTTACATAAAGACAGTGACCTGCTACCCAGAGAGAACTACCAAGCGCATGTACGATAGTTACTGGCGTCAGTTCAAGCACTCAGAGAAG GTTCATGTCAATCTACTTCTAATGGAAGCTCGTATGCAAGCTGAACTTCTCTATGCCCTTCGTGCCATAACTCGTCACTTAACCTGA